A window from Methylococcus mesophilus encodes these proteins:
- a CDS encoding ATP-binding protein translates to MTLPEWNFGPYRLEPADARLTRAGETLPLRPKAFAVLCHLVERSGRLVGKDELLNAVWPRGYVRDSVVEVCINQLRKALEDDSRSPRDIETVPKRGYRFIAEVAVRCAELDETATAVTSHAHTAPPDAERWAGRKGALARLHRLWAETLAGERRILFLTGEAGIGKTTLIEMLLRDLGREPAPPPVLWGQCIDHFGTGEAFLPLLSALGSHAARCKSVLRSRAPTWLAQLPGAVTPEERAGLQQEVIGANRVRMLREGCELLEALSTRTPLVLVLEDLHWSDNATLELLSLLGRRRGRAALLVIGSYRAGDAALREHPVKQVQQELASHRLCAELALDTWRFEEVQDYLAKRFPEQAPPEPVGRLLHRRSGGHPLFLVNLLDYLLSRGQLQPLASGWHFSDADTLETQIPDDVRQMIRHQVSRLSPEEQRLLGVASAAGVESSAALLASALDRDVVDVEAVCERLARGGAILANTGISEWPDGTVAGQYAFRHALYADVLYQDLTPACRISLHLRLAERLESAHGAQASDIAAELARHFEAGRNAPPRRHIT, encoded by the coding sequence ATGACCCTTCCCGAGTGGAATTTTGGTCCCTACCGGCTCGAACCGGCCGACGCCCGGCTTACGCGCGCGGGAGAGACGCTGCCGCTGCGGCCCAAGGCCTTTGCGGTGTTGTGCCATCTGGTCGAGCGTTCGGGTCGGCTGGTCGGCAAGGACGAACTGCTGAATGCGGTCTGGCCCCGCGGTTATGTCAGGGACTCGGTCGTCGAGGTATGCATCAATCAGTTGCGGAAGGCATTGGAAGACGACTCCCGGTCGCCGCGCGACATCGAGACCGTTCCCAAACGGGGTTACCGCTTCATCGCCGAAGTCGCGGTTCGGTGTGCCGAATTGGACGAGACCGCGACAGCGGTTACGTCCCATGCCCATACGGCGCCTCCCGACGCCGAGCGTTGGGCGGGCCGGAAGGGAGCACTGGCCCGGCTCCACCGTCTCTGGGCCGAGACGCTCGCCGGCGAACGGCGGATTCTCTTTCTCACCGGCGAGGCAGGTATCGGCAAGACCACCCTCATCGAGATGCTGCTGCGCGACCTGGGCCGGGAGCCTGCCCCGCCGCCTGTCCTGTGGGGGCAGTGCATCGACCATTTCGGCACGGGCGAAGCCTTCCTGCCCCTGCTCAGCGCCCTGGGCAGCCACGCGGCCCGCTGTAAGTCGGTTTTGCGCAGCCGGGCGCCAACCTGGTTAGCGCAGTTGCCGGGAGCGGTCACGCCGGAGGAACGTGCCGGCTTGCAGCAGGAAGTGATCGGCGCGAACCGGGTACGCATGCTGCGCGAAGGCTGCGAGCTGCTGGAGGCATTGAGTACCCGGACGCCGCTGGTTCTGGTGCTCGAAGACCTGCATTGGAGCGACAATGCGACCCTGGAGCTCTTGAGCCTCTTGGGGCGAAGACGCGGCCGGGCGGCGCTGTTGGTCATCGGCAGCTACCGGGCAGGGGATGCCGCACTGCGGGAGCACCCGGTGAAACAGGTGCAGCAGGAACTGGCGTCCCACCGCTTGTGCGCCGAGCTGGCGCTGGACACCTGGCGTTTCGAGGAGGTGCAGGATTATCTGGCCAAGCGGTTTCCGGAACAGGCTCCCCCGGAACCGGTCGGGCGCCTCCTCCACCGCAGAAGCGGAGGCCATCCCCTGTTCCTGGTGAACCTGCTGGATTACCTCCTTTCCCGAGGTCAGCTCCAGCCGTTGGCGAGCGGCTGGCATTTCAGCGACGCCGATACGCTGGAGACTCAGATTCCGGACGACGTTCGCCAGATGATCCGGCACCAGGTATCGCGGCTGTCGCCCGAGGAGCAGCGGTTGCTCGGGGTAGCCAGCGCCGCCGGCGTGGAGAGTTCGGCGGCGCTGCTGGCATCGGCGCTGGATCGTGACGTCGTGGACGTCGAAGCCGTCTGTGAAAGACTGGCGCGAGGCGGGGCGATACTCGCCAACACGGGTATTTCAGAATGGCCGGACGGCACGGTCGCCGGACAGTATGCCTTCCGTCACGCGCTGTACGCCGACGTGTTGTATCAGGACCTGACTCCCGCCTGCCGCATTTCGCTGCATCTGCGTCTGGCCGAGCGGCTGGAGTCCGCCCATGGCGCGCAGGCGAGCGATATCGCCGCCGAACTGGCCCGGCATTTCGAGGCGGGCCGGAATGCCCCACCCAGGCGGCACATTACCTGA
- a CDS encoding integrase, with amino-acid sequence MKTAISTTAALQPRRLDAPIARSGQPSRRNASFLLRGVIRDYVRARHNKVRYERLRQAESHLVRCAEILGDRPIGVYRPEDIRILLNDLHSAYGLSAATANGYLGSLSALFNWAIAERRYGLERNPCNRCRLPDESVVAELRQQSGDKPFSLEQLKIFFESEHARKGVNTAYKYWIPLIQLYAGARIGEICRLTSEDIVELPGGIPAFRLVAANARLSVMRKLRFVPVHPQLIALGLLEHTRNQHGRDTLWPGLKIPRLGSQGQNLGMWLNRHLNVLGLKREGRRSDVFRATFRASLRQAGVAEVHVDALLGLTGRGGGGSAKPLWETHPDVLLRELAKLDYGIEHAAPPGR; translated from the coding sequence GTGAAGACAGCGATATCTACCACTGCCGCATTGCAACCGCGCCGGCTCGATGCGCCGATCGCAAGGTCGGGCCAGCCGTCGCGGCGGAATGCCAGCTTCCTCTTGAGGGGAGTGATCCGGGACTACGTCCGCGCCCGTCATAACAAAGTCCGCTATGAACGGTTGCGGCAGGCGGAAAGCCATCTGGTCCGCTGCGCCGAAATCCTCGGCGACCGGCCGATCGGTGTGTACCGGCCCGAGGATATCCGTATTCTGCTGAACGACCTGCACAGCGCCTATGGCTTGTCCGCCGCGACCGCCAACGGTTATCTCGGTTCGCTGTCGGCGTTGTTCAACTGGGCCATCGCGGAGCGGCGCTACGGCCTTGAGCGAAATCCTTGCAACCGCTGCCGGCTGCCGGACGAGAGCGTCGTGGCGGAACTGCGCCAGCAGAGTGGCGACAAACCGTTCAGCCTGGAGCAGCTGAAAATTTTCTTCGAGTCCGAGCATGCACGGAAAGGCGTCAACACGGCCTACAAGTACTGGATTCCCCTGATCCAGCTCTATGCGGGCGCTCGAATCGGGGAAATTTGCCGGCTCACGTCCGAAGACATCGTGGAGCTTCCGGGTGGCATCCCGGCTTTCCGTCTGGTAGCGGCCAACGCCCGGTTGTCCGTCATGCGCAAATTGCGTTTCGTGCCTGTTCACCCCCAGCTGATAGCCCTCGGACTGCTCGAGCACACAAGAAATCAGCACGGCCGGGACACGCTGTGGCCGGGGCTGAAGATTCCGCGCCTGGGTAGCCAAGGACAGAATCTTGGAATGTGGCTCAACCGGCATTTGAACGTGTTGGGGCTGAAGCGGGAAGGGCGACGTTCCGACGTCTTCCGCGCCACATTCCGGGCTTCTTTGAGGCAGGCGGGCGTAGCCGAAGTCCACGTCGACGCCCTGCTGGGGCTGACCGGACGCGGTGGCGGCGGCTCCGCCAAGCCCCTCTGGGAAACTCATCCGGATGTGCTCCTGCGCGAACTGGCCAAGCTCGACTATGGCATCGAGCACGCCGCGCCTCCGGGGAGATAG
- the radA gene encoding DNA repair protein RadA, translating to MRSKPGRVVYRCTECGQAQPKWGGQCGGCGLWNTLVEEVEAPAPSRRQVGYAGVAEASVPVSLAEVSLEELARVGSGLAELDRVLGGGVVPGSAILLGGDPGIGKSTLLLQTLAFLGKSARTLYVTGEESLSQVSLRAHRLGLDGHDIQALAETSLERILGTASQYKPEVLVVDSIQTVYSEALQSAPGSVGQVRECAAQLVRYAKQSSTTVFLVGHVTKEGALAGPRVLEHMVDTVLYFEGDASSRYRVVRSFKNRFGAVNELGVFAMTETGLKEVRNPSAIFLSRGDEDMPGSIVTVTREGSRPLLVEVQALVDESHLQAPRRLVVGMEMNRLAMLLAVLHRHGGVPVAAQDVFVNLVGGVRLTETAGDLAVACAVVSSFRDRPVPGDWVIFGELGLNGEIRPVPNGDERLREAAKHGFKHALVPAKNAPKQGVPGVSIIPAKNLREAINAL from the coding sequence ATTCGTTCCAAGCCCGGCCGGGTCGTCTACCGCTGTACCGAGTGCGGCCAGGCGCAGCCCAAATGGGGAGGCCAGTGCGGCGGCTGCGGTTTGTGGAATACCCTGGTCGAGGAGGTCGAAGCACCCGCGCCGAGCCGGCGCCAGGTCGGCTATGCCGGTGTCGCCGAGGCGAGCGTCCCGGTCTCCCTGGCCGAGGTGTCCCTGGAGGAACTGGCGCGCGTCGGCAGCGGCCTGGCCGAACTCGACCGGGTGCTCGGCGGCGGCGTGGTGCCGGGTTCGGCGATCCTGCTCGGCGGCGATCCCGGCATCGGCAAATCCACCCTGTTGCTGCAGACTCTGGCTTTTCTGGGCAAGAGCGCTCGCACGCTGTACGTGACCGGCGAGGAGTCACTCAGCCAGGTCAGCCTCAGGGCACACCGTCTGGGCCTTGATGGCCACGATATTCAGGCATTGGCCGAGACCTCGCTGGAACGCATCCTCGGCACTGCGAGCCAGTACAAGCCCGAGGTGCTGGTGGTCGATTCGATCCAGACCGTGTACAGCGAGGCCCTGCAATCGGCGCCCGGTTCGGTGGGGCAGGTCCGGGAGTGCGCGGCGCAACTGGTGCGCTATGCCAAGCAGAGTTCGACCACGGTGTTCTTGGTCGGCCACGTCACCAAGGAGGGCGCGCTGGCCGGTCCCCGGGTGCTGGAGCACATGGTCGACACCGTGCTGTACTTCGAGGGCGATGCCTCCAGCCGCTACCGGGTGGTGCGTTCGTTCAAGAACCGCTTCGGCGCGGTCAACGAACTCGGCGTGTTCGCCATGACCGAGACCGGCCTCAAGGAAGTCCGCAACCCTTCGGCCATCTTCCTGTCGCGGGGCGACGAGGACATGCCGGGCAGCATCGTCACCGTGACCCGCGAGGGTAGCCGGCCTCTGCTGGTCGAAGTCCAGGCCCTGGTCGACGAATCCCATCTCCAGGCCCCGCGGCGGCTGGTGGTGGGCATGGAGATGAATCGCCTGGCGATGCTGCTGGCGGTGCTGCACCGCCATGGCGGCGTGCCGGTCGCGGCGCAGGACGTGTTCGTCAACCTGGTCGGTGGGGTCCGCCTCACTGAGACCGCCGGCGACCTCGCCGTGGCCTGTGCCGTGGTCTCCAGTTTCCGCGACCGTCCCGTGCCCGGCGACTGGGTCATCTTCGGCGAACTCGGCCTCAACGGCGAAATCCGCCCCGTGCCCAACGGCGACGAACGGCTGCGCGAAGCCGCCAAGCACGGCTTCAAGCACGCCCTGGTGCCGGCCAAGAACGCGCCGAAGCAGGGCGTGCCCGGCGTTTCCATCATCCCTGCGAAAAATTTGCGGGAAGCGATCAACGCGCTTTGA
- a CDS encoding oligosaccharide flippase family protein → MNPLKKLAGQTAIYGLSTIIGRLLNYFLVPLYTYQFADPGEFGVITEFYAYTSFLNVVLTYGMETALFNFSAKSEGKATVYSTALLSLTLSTALYLAAVSWQADTLAAVLRHPDHTDYVRWVAWIIALDTLAAIPFAKLREQQQAKRFAVLKTTNILVNIAANAFLIGLCKWAYDSGAEDSLAWAARLYDPAIGIGYVFIANLIASGLTLLLLVPELAAVKLRFDVALWRRMLAYALPLLIAGLAGMVNETLDRILLKYLLPPDIAMEQLGIYGACYKIAILMSLFIQAFRYAAEPFFFSYYRQKDARELYALVMNWFIIACSLIFLGVMLNLGWIQYFVGAKYRAGIGVVPILLMANLWLGVFFNFSIWYKLTEQTRFGTYLTLWGAAVTLALNLYWIPRLGYMGAAWATLACYGSMALLSYVMGRRFYPVRYDLRRILGYPLLAVSIWQLTDQMPSLPLWAELTFSNSLLLLIFALVVVLERHRLREPAPTR, encoded by the coding sequence ATGAATCCGCTCAAGAAGCTGGCAGGCCAGACCGCGATCTACGGCCTCAGCACCATCATCGGCAGACTGCTCAATTACTTCCTGGTCCCGCTGTACACCTACCAGTTCGCCGATCCGGGCGAATTCGGCGTCATAACCGAGTTCTATGCCTATACGTCGTTTCTGAACGTCGTCCTGACCTACGGCATGGAAACCGCCCTGTTCAACTTTTCTGCAAAATCCGAAGGCAAAGCCACAGTGTACAGCACCGCGCTGCTGTCTCTGACACTGTCGACAGCGCTGTACCTGGCAGCGGTGTCATGGCAAGCCGACACCCTTGCCGCCGTGCTTCGCCATCCCGACCACACCGATTACGTACGCTGGGTCGCCTGGATCATCGCCCTGGACACGCTCGCCGCCATCCCTTTCGCCAAGCTGAGGGAGCAACAGCAAGCGAAGCGTTTCGCGGTGCTCAAGACCACGAATATCCTCGTCAACATCGCAGCCAATGCCTTTCTCATCGGCTTGTGCAAATGGGCATATGACAGCGGAGCGGAAGATTCGCTGGCTTGGGCGGCACGGCTCTATGATCCCGCCATCGGCATCGGCTATGTGTTCATTGCCAATCTGATTGCCAGCGGCCTGACCCTGTTGCTGCTGGTGCCCGAACTGGCCGCGGTGAAACTTCGGTTTGATGTCGCACTGTGGCGACGGATGCTGGCCTATGCCCTGCCGCTCCTGATCGCCGGCCTTGCGGGCATGGTCAACGAGACCCTAGACCGCATTCTGCTGAAGTATCTGTTGCCGCCGGACATCGCCATGGAACAGCTCGGCATTTACGGTGCCTGCTACAAGATCGCCATCCTGATGAGCCTTTTCATCCAGGCGTTCCGCTATGCTGCCGAGCCGTTTTTCTTCTCCTACTACCGGCAGAAGGATGCGCGGGAACTCTATGCCCTGGTCATGAACTGGTTCATCATCGCATGTTCCCTGATCTTCCTGGGTGTGATGCTCAACCTCGGCTGGATCCAGTATTTCGTCGGAGCCAAGTACCGCGCCGGCATCGGCGTCGTCCCCATCCTTCTGATGGCGAACCTGTGGCTGGGCGTCTTCTTCAATTTTTCCATCTGGTACAAACTGACCGAACAGACGCGCTTCGGCACCTACCTGACCCTCTGGGGAGCGGCGGTCACCCTAGCGCTCAACCTCTATTGGATACCGCGGCTCGGCTACATGGGCGCCGCCTGGGCGACGTTGGCCTGCTATGGCAGCATGGCCTTGCTGTCCTACGTCATGGGCCGGCGGTTCTACCCGGTCCGCTACGACCTGCGACGAATTCTTGGCTATCCCCTGCTCGCCGTGAGCATCTGGCAGCTGACCGACCAGATGCCATCGTTGCCGCTCTGGGCCGAATTAACCTTCAGCAACAGCCTTCTGCTCCTGATCTTCGCCCTCGTGGTCGTGCTGGAGCGACACCGGCTCCGTGAACCTGCGCCAACCCGCTAG
- a CDS encoding universal stress protein, whose amino-acid sequence MKLLVAIDFSEITDKVLGQAKLLAKALSAEIWLLHVAEPEPDFVGYDADPLVMRDLAAETYKIWHRRVQEAAEALRAEGFSCTGLMIQGPAVDTILKEAERLQADMIVLGSHGKGLLARLIVGSSCEGVLRGTSVPVLMVPA is encoded by the coding sequence ATGAAGCTGCTGGTTGCGATCGATTTTTCCGAAATCACCGACAAGGTACTGGGCCAGGCCAAGCTCCTGGCCAAAGCGTTATCCGCCGAAATATGGCTGCTGCACGTTGCCGAACCGGAGCCGGACTTCGTCGGCTACGACGCCGATCCTCTGGTCATGCGCGACCTGGCCGCCGAAACCTACAAGATTTGGCACCGGCGGGTCCAGGAGGCGGCCGAAGCCTTGCGGGCGGAGGGATTCAGCTGCACCGGACTCATGATCCAGGGGCCGGCGGTGGACACGATTCTCAAGGAAGCCGAGCGGCTGCAGGCAGACATGATCGTACTCGGTTCCCACGGCAAGGGACTGCTGGCCCGGCTCATCGTCGGGAGCAGTTGTGAGGGCGTCCTGCGCGGGACTTCCGTGCCGGTCCTCATGGTGCCCGCATGA
- a CDS encoding tetratricopeptide repeat protein → MDALCAADEVVQLSLRQRDSFNYMGGQYYRTWPPLYSGNWPQLVAAIDEGLHTASQNSNLFIDTAYQLVKAALHLQALDFQGAEVFRMNAANYLGDQYTKYVYQLMYGHTYLGQGRLAEAWKLFHQIEQALDDGTLIELRYRLMFYENLGAYWLAEGDSGKARSAAGRLLALATPPGNRHFQAVGNRLLALCAQAENDRHEAAARMEQALTFVEDGQAPLAAWRVHATAAELHERRGDSAAAAEHHRQAATVLRGLADGLGDDDESRTLAGTLMGALRPLSPQALASPS, encoded by the coding sequence TTGGACGCTCTATGCGCAGCCGATGAAGTCGTGCAGCTCAGTCTACGTCAGAGAGACAGCTTCAATTACATGGGGGGACAGTATTACCGCACCTGGCCACCGCTATATTCCGGAAACTGGCCGCAATTGGTTGCGGCTATCGACGAAGGCCTGCATACCGCCAGCCAAAACTCCAACCTCTTCATCGACACAGCATATCAACTGGTTAAGGCGGCACTGCATTTGCAAGCACTTGATTTTCAAGGCGCCGAAGTCTTCCGCATGAATGCGGCCAACTATCTTGGCGACCAATACACCAAGTACGTTTACCAGCTCATGTACGGGCATACCTACCTGGGCCAGGGCCGTCTTGCCGAAGCCTGGAAGCTCTTTCACCAAATCGAGCAAGCTTTGGACGATGGCACCCTGATCGAATTGCGTTACCGGCTGATGTTCTACGAAAACCTCGGCGCCTATTGGCTGGCCGAAGGCGACTCCGGAAAAGCGCGCTCCGCGGCGGGACGGCTCCTGGCACTGGCCACCCCGCCGGGCAATCGCCACTTCCAGGCAGTCGGCAACCGGCTTCTCGCGTTGTGCGCCCAGGCTGAAAACGACCGGCACGAAGCCGCGGCCCGAATGGAGCAAGCGCTGACTTTCGTGGAGGACGGCCAAGCGCCACTGGCGGCCTGGCGGGTGCATGCCACGGCTGCGGAATTGCATGAGCGCCGGGGCGATAGCGCTGCTGCGGCGGAACATCACCGCCAGGCCGCAACCGTGCTCCGCGGACTTGCCGATGGCTTAGGCGACGATGACGAAAGCAGGACCCTGGCTGGAACCCTGATGGGGGCTCTCCGACCGCTCAGCCCGCAGGCGCTCGCATCGCCCTCATAG
- a CDS encoding c-type cytochrome codes for MALPVLAVELPPPGRLESEARVPAETVEVVEPHASSPGHELRISYRGFGMTGLLTRLFGERWKIPGTEVVFFSRDGYRSGVDSGRFLAGSAWLAVSRADGRPFTVDNPSQHESGVALGPYYLIWDNLHDPAARAQGAYGWPYQVVRIDLATPADYAAARPQEADTAATEGFKHARKYCLTCHRVAGIGGEKFPADLREISRPLSDQALQSWIIEPQKMRPGTSMPPLDALLPEAERYRTADAIVRYLRTRPATDFTRP; via the coding sequence ATGGCACTGCCCGTCCTCGCCGTCGAACTCCCCCCGCCGGGCAGACTGGAATCCGAGGCCCGCGTTCCGGCAGAAACCGTCGAGGTGGTCGAGCCGCACGCTTCCAGCCCCGGACACGAACTGCGGATCAGCTACCGGGGGTTCGGAATGACCGGATTATTGACCCGGCTGTTCGGGGAACGCTGGAAAATTCCTGGCACAGAGGTCGTGTTTTTCTCCCGCGACGGCTACCGCTCCGGCGTCGACTCAGGGCGTTTTCTCGCCGGCTCCGCCTGGCTCGCTGTCAGCCGAGCCGACGGCAGGCCCTTTACGGTCGACAACCCGAGCCAGCATGAAAGCGGCGTGGCGCTGGGGCCTTACTACCTCATCTGGGACAACCTGCACGACCCGGCCGCTCGTGCCCAAGGCGCGTACGGCTGGCCCTACCAGGTCGTAAGGATCGACCTGGCCACGCCGGCGGACTACGCCGCGGCGCGTCCGCAAGAGGCCGACACCGCGGCTACCGAAGGCTTCAAGCACGCCAGGAAATACTGCCTGACCTGTCACCGGGTAGCTGGCATCGGCGGCGAGAAATTTCCCGCCGACCTGCGCGAAATCTCCCGCCCTCTCAGCGACCAAGCGCTGCAAAGCTGGATCATCGAACCCCAGAAAATGCGCCCCGGCACTTCGATGCCGCCGCTGGACGCGCTGTTGCCCGAAGCCGAGCGCTACCGTACCGCCGACGCGATCGTTCGCTATCTGCGGACGAGGCCGGCGACGGACTTCACGAGGCCATGA
- a CDS encoding FG-GAP repeat protein — protein sequence MMRDASPLSLSPVLRLVLALAAGLWGPAAAHAAAVPAIPSELETAVSADLRRIEAAGASGYRGLNPENRMTLNFDGHSLQVAPVGKGKSWHWGLELAGFGTPGHLQPVLPAEVAVSGQRMEYRRGPLTEWYENRPEGLEQGFTLARSPVAGASEIELSLSATGNLKAEIEAGGHSARLRDPSGRVELAYRDLRVADAKGKALPAQMTSAGENLAIRVDVRGAAWPIVVDPLIVSEQAKLTASDGSTQDYFGGSVAVSGDTAVVGAPGADGPGVPGAPDVGAAYVYVRVAGGTTWAQQAKLTAGVWTPADYFGASVAIGGDTIVVGAPAAEVLSECCVGAAYVFVKPAGGWTNATETAKLTASDWVQGSDFGRSVAVSGDTVLVGAPVGSAGYGAAYVYSKPPGGWASGTETAKLTGTDSVVNDSFGFSVALTGETAVVGAPYAILGGTQSWNGAAYVYVKPAGGWVDTTEQARLRASDGDTGDSFGWSIATAENTIVAGAPYADTSAAADSGAAYVFVKPLGGWASGTETAKLAASDGQFFDLLGWSVGAWGDTVLTGAIYAQVAGEVKGAAYLYTRPAGGWANGTEAARLTASDGGQYDNFGSAVSVSGATAVVGAPYASGA from the coding sequence ATGATGAGGGATGCAAGCCCGTTATCTTTGAGCCCGGTGCTGAGGTTAGTGCTGGCGCTGGCCGCCGGGCTCTGGGGTCCGGCGGCCGCTCATGCCGCGGCTGTTCCAGCGATTCCAAGCGAACTCGAGACGGCGGTAAGCGCGGATCTGCGCCGCATCGAAGCGGCGGGCGCGAGCGGTTACCGGGGGTTGAATCCGGAAAACCGGATGACGCTGAACTTCGACGGGCACAGCCTCCAGGTTGCCCCGGTCGGCAAGGGCAAGTCCTGGCACTGGGGTCTGGAGCTGGCCGGTTTTGGCACGCCGGGTCATCTGCAACCGGTTCTGCCGGCGGAAGTCGCGGTGTCCGGGCAGCGGATGGAATACCGCCGAGGACCCTTGACCGAATGGTACGAAAACCGTCCCGAAGGGCTGGAGCAAGGCTTTACCCTCGCCAGGTCGCCGGTGGCTGGCGCATCAGAAATCGAGTTGAGTCTGAGCGCGACCGGGAATCTCAAGGCCGAGATCGAAGCGGGAGGGCACAGCGCCAGGCTGCGCGACCCAAGCGGCCGTGTGGAGCTGGCCTACCGCGACTTGCGTGTGGCCGATGCCAAAGGCAAAGCACTCCCGGCACAGATGACCTCGGCCGGAGAAAATCTCGCCATCCGGGTCGATGTCCGCGGCGCGGCTTGGCCCATCGTGGTCGATCCCCTGATTGTCAGCGAGCAGGCCAAGCTCACAGCCAGTGATGGGAGCACGCAAGATTATTTCGGCGGTTCGGTAGCGGTGTCGGGCGACACCGCGGTCGTGGGAGCCCCTGGCGCTGACGGCCCCGGAGTTCCGGGAGCTCCCGACGTGGGCGCAGCTTATGTGTATGTGCGGGTTGCGGGAGGAACGACCTGGGCTCAGCAAGCCAAACTCACGGCCGGCGTCTGGACGCCGGCCGATTATTTTGGCGCGTCCGTCGCCATAGGGGGCGACACCATCGTCGTCGGAGCGCCGGCGGCAGAAGTGCTCAGCGAGTGCTGCGTCGGGGCGGCGTATGTCTTCGTCAAGCCTGCCGGGGGTTGGACGAACGCCACCGAGACGGCCAAGCTGACGGCGAGCGACTGGGTTCAGGGCAGTGATTTTGGCAGGTCGGTGGCGGTCTCGGGGGACACCGTACTGGTAGGGGCACCAGTCGGATCCGCCGGTTACGGCGCGGCCTACGTCTACTCCAAACCTCCGGGCGGCTGGGCGAGCGGGACCGAGACGGCCAAGCTGACCGGAACTGATTCGGTGGTCAACGACAGTTTCGGTTTCTCCGTGGCGCTGACGGGGGAGACCGCAGTCGTGGGCGCGCCGTACGCCATTTTGGGGGGCACCCAGTCCTGGAATGGCGCGGCCTATGTATATGTCAAGCCTGCCGGTGGCTGGGTCGATACGACCGAGCAGGCGAGACTCCGCGCCAGCGATGGCGATACGGGGGATTCTTTCGGTTGGTCGATCGCCACTGCGGAAAACACGATTGTTGCGGGGGCTCCGTATGCGGACACGTCGGCCGCCGCCGATTCCGGCGCCGCTTATGTCTTCGTAAAGCCCCTCGGGGGCTGGGCGAGCGGAACGGAAACGGCCAAGCTCGCCGCCAGTGACGGACAATTCTTTGATTTGTTGGGCTGGTCGGTGGGGGCATGGGGCGATACCGTGTTGACGGGCGCCATCTACGCCCAAGTTGCGGGGGAGGTGAAGGGGGCTGCCTACCTCTATACCCGGCCTGCGGGAGGATGGGCGAATGGAACCGAGGCGGCGAGGCTTACGGCCTCGGATGGCGGCCAGTACGATAACTTCGGCTCTGCCGTGTCGGTATCGGGGGCGACGGCGGTGGTTGGTGCGCCTTACGCCAGTGGGGCATAG